One Ictidomys tridecemlineatus isolate mIctTri1 unplaced genomic scaffold, mIctTri1.hap1 Scaffold_873, whole genome shotgun sequence genomic window carries:
- the LOC144374773 gene encoding sulfotransferase 1C2-like, whose product MIEQDADVEKCQRAIIQHRHPFIEWARPPQPSGESLWCGKSQCDACSTDTKDSPSYSVVAIIVLGKQLKGRISSATWWQEERKPTQSEASGPQFLYVARNAKDCMVSYYHFQRMNQVLPDPGTWEEYFETFIDGKVGWGSWFDHVKGWWQKKDTHQVLFLFYEDIKKDPKHEIQKVAQFMVKSLDETVLDKIVQETSFEKMKENLMTNRSTVPKSILDQSISPFMRKGTVGDWKNHFTVAQNEKFDEIYREKMKGVTINFCMEL is encoded by the exons ATGATTGAACAGGATGCAGATGTGGAGAAGTGCCAGCGAGCCATCATCCAACACCGCCACCCTTTCATTGAGTGGGCTCGGCCTCCCCAGCCCTCCGGTGAGTCCCTCTG gtGTGGAAAAAGCCAATGTGATGCCTGCTCCACGGATACTAAGGACTCACCTTCCTACTCAGTTGTTGCCATCATCGTTCTGGGAAAACAACTGAAAGGTAGGATAAGTTCAGCCACCTGgtggcaggaggagaggaagccCACCCAGAGTGAGGCCTCCGGACCCCAG TTCCTTTATGTAGCTCGAAATGCCAAAGACTGTATGGTTTCCTACTACCATTTCCAAAGGATGAATCAAGTGCTACCTGACCCTGGAACCTGGGAAGAGTATTTTGAAACCTTCATTGAtggaaaag TGGGTTGGGGCTCCTGGTTTGACCATGTGAAAGGATGGTGGCAGAAGAAAGACACACATCAggttctcttcctcttctacGAGGACATAAAGAAG GACCCAAAACATGAGATTCAGAAAGTGGCACAGTTCATGGTAAAGAGCTTGGATGAAACGGTGCTGGATAAAATTGTCCAAGAGACATCATTTGAGAAAATGAAGGAGAATCTCATGACAAATCGTTCTACAGTTCCCAAATCCATCCTGGACCAGTCCATTTCCCCCTTCATGAGAAAAG GAACTGTGGGGGATTGGAAAAACCACTTCACTGTGGCCCAGAATGAAAAGTTTGATGAAATATATAGGGAGAAGATGAAAGGAGTCACTATAAACTTCTGCATGGAACTCTGA